In Cnuibacter physcomitrellae, a genomic segment contains:
- a CDS encoding undecaprenyl-diphosphate phosphatase: protein MNTLAALLLGLVQGLTEFLPVSSSAHIRVVGELIGTGADPGAAFTAIIQLGTEAAVIVYFWRDIARIVSRWARSLLGRVPRCDPDALLGWYIILGSLPIVVLGVAFQTQIETVFRSLWIVAGTLIVFGILLGIADRVGTKTRTLRDLTWRHAIVYGLAQALALVPGVSRSGGTITGGLLLGYSRAAAARYSFLLAIPAVLGSGLYELVKLVTKPCQDSCVPELFGPVDTALATVVAFLVGLLVIRFFLAFISRYSFLPFVIYRILLGAALIVALSVGVLQP, encoded by the coding sequence ATGAACACTCTTGCCGCGCTACTGCTCGGTCTGGTCCAGGGCCTGACGGAGTTCCTGCCCGTGTCCTCCAGCGCCCACATCCGTGTAGTCGGCGAGCTGATCGGTACCGGCGCGGACCCGGGCGCAGCGTTCACAGCGATCATCCAACTCGGCACCGAGGCCGCGGTGATCGTCTACTTCTGGCGCGACATCGCCCGCATCGTCTCCCGTTGGGCGAGATCGCTGCTCGGACGTGTTCCGCGCTGTGACCCGGACGCGCTGCTGGGCTGGTACATCATTCTCGGCAGCCTCCCGATCGTCGTGCTCGGAGTCGCGTTCCAGACTCAGATCGAGACCGTGTTCCGGTCGCTGTGGATCGTCGCCGGCACCCTCATCGTGTTCGGCATCCTGCTCGGCATCGCCGACCGGGTCGGCACCAAGACCCGCACGCTGCGAGATCTGACTTGGCGGCACGCCATTGTCTACGGGTTGGCGCAGGCGCTGGCGCTAGTCCCGGGGGTCTCTCGATCCGGCGGCACCATCACCGGTGGCTTGCTCCTGGGTTACAGCCGAGCCGCCGCGGCACGCTACTCGTTCCTCCTCGCGATCCCGGCGGTGCTCGGAAGCGGGCTGTACGAGCTAGTGAAGCTCGTCACGAAACCCTGCCAGGATAGCTGCGTACCCGAGCTGTTCGGGCCCGTGGACACGGCGCTGGCCACCGTCGTGGCGTTCCTGGTCGGGCTGCTCGTGATCCGCTTCTTCCTCGCGTTCATCTCCCGCTACAGCTTCCTGCCCTTCGTGATCTACCGGATCCTGCTCGGCGCCGCCCTGATCGTCGCTCTCTCCGTCGGGGTCCTGCAGCCCTGA